The following proteins are encoded in a genomic region of Pelodictyon phaeoclathratiforme BU-1:
- a CDS encoding BMP family lipoprotein translates to MKHSLSLLLFFLFILSGCSGQNKEKKVSEHSSAGKLQAGLVFDVGGRGDKSFNDSAYNGLEIAKAKYGINFLYIEPQGEGADREAALRQMAVDPDIGLIIGVGMLFSEDITAIASEFPDKKFVCIDYIHQQKTSIPANLEGIVFEEKKGSFLAGALAGLVIKTNTVGFIGGMESSVIKKFEQGFIAGARSVNPGIRVLSGYIGMTGSAFADPAKGRELALGQYGRGVDIIYQAAGASGLGVIEAARESKALVICTDRDQEAEAPGFVLSSMTKAVDRALLKTVESVLNGSFKGGGVSVFGLADRYTDYVYNEKNAPLIGIKNHQQLEDIRKKIVSGEIVVDETAVVQ, encoded by the coding sequence ATGAAGCATTCGCTCTCTTTGTTGTTGTTCTTTTTATTCATTCTTTCCGGCTGTTCTGGTCAAAACAAAGAAAAAAAAGTCAGTGAACACTCTTCGGCTGGCAAATTACAGGCAGGTCTGGTTTTTGATGTCGGTGGCAGGGGTGATAAGTCATTCAATGATTCTGCCTATAACGGCCTTGAAATCGCCAAGGCAAAATATGGGATAAACTTCCTTTATATAGAACCACAAGGCGAGGGTGCGGATCGTGAGGCGGCATTACGTCAGATGGCAGTGGATCCGGATATTGGGCTCATTATCGGAGTCGGCATGCTTTTCAGTGAAGATATTACGGCTATTGCATCAGAATTTCCCGATAAAAAATTTGTCTGCATCGACTATATTCATCAGCAGAAAACCAGTATACCTGCAAATCTCGAGGGAATCGTTTTTGAAGAGAAAAAAGGCTCTTTTCTCGCAGGCGCCCTTGCCGGACTGGTTATCAAAACAAACACGGTTGGATTCATCGGCGGGATGGAATCAAGCGTCATCAAAAAATTTGAACAAGGCTTCATTGCCGGTGCCCGCTCCGTCAACCCCGGTATCAGAGTTCTTTCAGGTTATATCGGCATGACCGGAAGCGCCTTTGCCGATCCCGCCAAGGGCAGGGAACTCGCACTTGGACAGTATGGAAGGGGAGTGGATATTATTTATCAGGCAGCCGGAGCCAGTGGACTGGGTGTTATTGAAGCTGCAAGGGAGAGCAAAGCTCTTGTTATCTGCACAGACCGGGATCAGGAAGCTGAAGCTCCGGGATTTGTGTTGAGCAGTATGACCAAAGCCGTCGACAGGGCACTTCTGAAAACGGTGGAGAGCGTATTGAATGGAAGTTTCAAGGGTGGCGGTGTTTCTGTATTCGGTCTGGCAGATCGTTATACCGATTATGTGTACAACGAAAAAAATGCACCATTGATTGGTATTAAAAATCACCAACAACTGGAGGATATCAGAAAAAAAATAGTGTCAGGGGAAATTGTTGTCGATGAGACCGCCGTTGTACAATAA